In Phycisphaerales bacterium, the sequence CGCCCGCTCAGCCTCTCCAGCCGTGCCCATCGCGTCCGTCCGGATCGCGCCCTTTTCCTCCGCGACTTCGATTACGTCGGCACCGACGACTACACCGGCATCCTCGCCGTCCCCGCCGCCATCGACGCCCTCTCCAGCCTCTACCCCGGCGGCCTCAACGAACTCATGCGTCGCAACCACGAGATGATCCTCCGTGGCCGCGACGCCGTATGCCGGATCCTCGGCGTCGAGTCCTCCGCCCCAACCTCAATGATCGGATCCATGGCCACGATCCCCCTCCCCGATCCCGACCCGGAGTTCGCCGATCGCCCCACGCTCTACGACGACCCGCTCCAGGATCGCCTCGTCGAACGCCACAAGGTTCAGGCCCCAGTCTGGCGCCTCGGTGCCGACAACCAGCGCGTCATCCGCATCAGCGCCCAGGCCTACAACCGCATCGACGACTTCGAAACGCTGGGCCACGCCCTCGTCGAAGAGTTGGCCGCCGAACGCACGCGCAAAGCCATCGCCTGAACAGCAAACTCCACCGTTCTGCAAATAGAAAAGGCCCGCGGCATCGAACCGCGGGCCTTGGTGTTGGACTCCATCAACTCAACGCGGGATCAGCACCCGCCCTGGAATCGCACAATGAAGTAGAGCAGGTCGTCGATGGTGACGGCACCATCGGTCGTCCCCGTCCCCGTGCCGTCGTCAACGTCCGCCGCGGCCACGCCGCCCTGGAAGAGCGAGATGTAGTACAGCAGGTCGTCGATGGTGACGGCCCCGTCGCTCGCGCCCGTGCCGCTGCCATCATCGACATCCGCGACGCACGCAGGAGTCCCGCCGGGCACCGGCACGCTGACGTTCAACGCGTTCCCGCCATTCCCGGGCTTGAAGAAGACGATGGACGCATCGCCATTGCTCGGTCCCTCGGTCGCCGTGAACCAGTACGTGTAGCACGTCCCCCACCGCAGCGCGTTCGCGTTGGCGTTCTGGTCCGATGTCGCGCCGCACGACCACCGGATCTCATTGGGCGACTCGGAGAACGCCCAATCGGTATTGTCATACGGCTCGCCCGAGTGGCTGAAGACATCATGGAACCCCGTGGCGCTGATCGTCGCCCCGCTCTTGGGCACGACGAACGACGCCGCCGAGCGGTCCGAGTTCACGTTGTGCACCGCGTACACATACGTCCACGTCCCATCGCCGTTGTCGGTGACCTTCGAGCCGACGACGAACCGGGCCATCAGCCCCGCGCCGGCGTCATAGTCCGCCTCGACGATCGTTACGCTCGGGTCCGCCGCCGCCCAGGCCCGCATCGCGACCTGCTGCTGCACCGTCGGCCCGGCGAACGCGGGCGTCGTCGCGCTGGCCATGTTCACAAGGCGATAGGAGACGTTGTTCCGTCCGTTGTCCCATTGCGCGTCGTCACGAGTGACATAGTGCGCCTCGCCGATGTACTGCGCGCCCACGTTCTGCGCCGGGTCCACGTCGGCCATCGCCACTTGCAGACGACGCCCAATCCCTGACGCGGCAACCGGCGGAACGATGTACCCCGCGCCCGGACTGGTGAACGGATACGGATACTGCCCCGTCGTCGCATTCACGTGGCTCCGCGGCCCAAGCAGACCCTGGTCCCCGTTGAGGCCCGTGCCGTACGGATCCGAGCACGCGATCCCCAACTGCGCCCCGCCGTCCGGCGGATCGATGCACGAGCCGCAGTAGTTCCCGTTCACCGAGGCAAAGCCGTGCTTCAGCCACGACTGCCCGATCTGCATGAACTTGCCGTCCTTGATGCGATACAGGTTCTGTGCAATCACCGGGTGCCGGTTGTCGTTCGCATACCACGCCACCGGCGCATTGCCCAGATTGCACGACGTCGTCCCGATCGAATACGCACGCAGGCTCCCGCTTGTCGCGAAGTACTGGATGCCATTGAGATCACCTACGTAAACATCCGGCCCATCCGTCGGCGGCGGCGGCGGCTCTGCGAACGAGATGTTCAGAGTAAATGCTCCCGAGGACCCACCATACCCACCCATGCGGATGTAGTACGTGTTCCCCGCCGTCACCGTCGCACGCGCCTCGCTCTGCAGCCCGCACGAGTCGTCGTTGCACCCCACGACGCTCCCGCCCGCGCTCGGGCACGCGTCATAGATCGTGATCGACGTGTCCCACGACGCCCCGCCGCACGTCGACGCGATCAACTGCCGATCCTCCGTCGGTTGAACCTTGAACCACGTCGCCACGCTGCTCGAGCCACACGAACCGCCCCCCTCGGTCGAGCCTCCCGCGCTCGTCCCCGTGAACGAACCCTGCGAGACCAACGTCGCCGTGGCGCATGGCACCGCCTGCCCAAGTGCGGAAAGTGACATGCACGACCCGGCCGCCAGCGCGACCACACCGTTCAGCGAGAGCGTTCGCATTCGACGATCCTCCAAGTTCTGCCCCACAAGTTCGAGAGATCAACATCCGACGGCATCGCCGACCGGACCCGCTCAGAATACCAGAATCCACCCCGATCGCCAACCCCGCAGTTCGGAATCCGTTACGTTTGCATTGAGATTTTCGGACCTACAGCCGGTACACGTCCGCCGCACGCCCTTCCAGGTGCCGGAGCAACGCCTCGGAAGTAAGTAACTTTCCGGTCACTCGTTCACACAACTCCGCCGCGTGGTACCGCCGCCCGTGCCGGTGGATGTTGGTCCGCAGCCACTCCAACAACGGCCCAAACTGCCCCTTCGCGTGCTGCTTCGCCAGATCCGGAATGTCAGCGTTGATCTTCTCCCAGAACTGGGCCGCATAAAGGTTCCCCAGCGTGTATGTCGGGAAGTACCCCACAAGCCCGAACGACCAGTGGACATCCTGCAGGCACCCGCGCCGATCGTCGGGCACCTTCACCCCCAGATAGTCCTTGTACTTCCGATTCCACGTCGCGGGCAGGTCCGCGACCTTGAGATCGCCCGCGACCAGCGCCCGCTCGATCTCGAACCGGATCATGACGTGCATGTTGTACGTCGCCTCGTCCGACTCCACACGGATCAGGGACGGCGTCACCGTGTTCACCGCCTTGTACAGCGTCTCGGGCTTGTACTTCGACAACGCCGTCCCCACGATCTTCGTGCTCTTGGGAAGCAGCCACTTCCAGAAGGGAAGGCTCCTTCCAACGAAGTTCTCCCACATGCGGCTCTGGCTCTCATGCATCCCCAACGAGATCGCGTCGGCGAGCGGCGTCCCGAAGAGATCGATCGTGCCGTTGTTCGACGTTGCTGGGGGCAGTTTCGGCAAGCCCTGCTCGTACAGCCCGTGCCCGGCCTCGTGCATCGTGCTGTAGAGCGCATCGGTGAAAGCCTGATCCTGGTACCGCGTCGTGAGTCGCGTGTCGCCGGGCGCCATGCCGGAGCAGAAGGGGTGCGTCGTCGTGTCCAAGCGTCCGGCATCGAGGTCGAACCCGATCGACTTCATCACCATGAGCCCCAGCGCGTGCTGCTTGTCCGCGGGGATCTTGGCTTTCAGACACGCCGTGGGAACCTTGACCGTCTTCTTCGCCGACTCCACTCGCATGATGAGATCGGTCAGTCGATCGCGGAGGGGGTTGAAGGTGGCCGTGACCTGGACCGCCGTCGCCCCTGGCTCGTACTCATCGAGCAGCGCGTCGTACAACTCGCCGCCCTTGGGGACGCCATAGCACTTTGCCTTCTGTCGCTGCAACTCGAACATCTTCTCGAGCCACGGCGCGAACCCTTTGAAGTCGTCGTCGGCCCGTGCCTTCTTCCACGCGTCCTGCGCCAGACTCCCCACACGCGCGAGTTCCGTGACGAGTTCCTTGGGGAGTTTCGTCGCGAGGGAATAGTCACGCCGGATCTCGCGGATGTTGGCGGCCCGTGCCGCGTCGCCCATCACGCCGCCGTCCCCCTCGCACGCCGCGAGCAGGTCCGCGATTCGAGGGTTCGTCTTTCGCTCGTGCGTCAGACTCGCAAGCGTGGCCTGCTGCTCGGACCGGAAGGCCGACCCCGCAGGCGGCATGTACGTCTCCTGGTCCCACCCCACCAGCGCGGCGACCGATCCAATCGTCGCGGCCTCGCGCAGCGCCGAGCAGAGTTCAACGTACGACGAGGGAAGCGTGGCGTGTTTCGACATTGACATTCCGTGTGTGGATGGTTGCGGTTGTGATACGACAGCAGAACAAACTACTCAATCTCGTGGAGCAGGCGGCCAGCCTGCCGCTTCTTCTCCTAACTCATCTCAATCGTCTTCACCGAACTGGCATCGAGCCCCAAGCGAATGATGATCCAGTACGACTCACGTCGAAACTACCGCCCGAGCGCGTGCTCGAGCGCGAGAACCGAGTACGACGTGATCAACACCGGATTGTCCTCCATCCAGCGATCATCGACCGACCGGAACGAGCCGTCGGAGTTCTGGAGCGTGAGGAGTTTCGCCACAAGTTCGTCGGCCCACTCGTGCTTCTTGACCCCGCCTTCGCCCTTCACGTCGATCGTCGCGATGTTCCCGGCGCTCAGCGCCCGCGAGAGCATCAGGTAGTAGTAATACAACCCGTCCGTCCCCGCGCCTGGGTTCTCCTCGAGCGTGTAGTTCCGCATCATCCACTCGTGCGCGAGCCGCACGCGCGGATCATTCGCCCGAAGATTCGCATACAGGTAACTCTTGAACCCGGCGTACGTCATGCTCCCATAGGCCCGCAGACGGCTCACCACCGTCCCATCATCGAGCGTCTCCTCGATCGTCGCCGCGGCCTGGGACTGGCCCGAGCCGACCTGGTCCTTGTTCACGCTCGTCGCGTACACGAACCCGCCCTGCCTCGATCCCTTCGCGTACGGCATGTCGTTGATCGTGATGACCCCCGTCGCCGAGTCCGCCTTCTCCGCCATCTGGCATCGCTGGAGGAAGACAAGCGCCCGCTGAATCGAAGCGTCTGAAGCATCCACGCCCGCGTCATGCAGCGCCTGGACCGCGAACGCCGTGTTCGACATGTCAGGACGCCCGTGCTTGCCATAGCCCCACCCGCCATAGAACGCGTGGTCCTTGTCGACCTTCTCCGCGCCCTCGCCGAGATCCGCCTGGATGATCGCCCCCTCGCCATACTGCAACGACTTCAGGAACGCGACGGCCTTCTTCACCGCCTCCTTGGACTGAGGCGTGTTCACCTTGGAGAGTGCCGAGATGCAGATCGCTGTGTTGTAGTTCGGCAGGATCTTGTCATAGAACCCGCCGTCGGCCTGTTGCGAGTTCAGGATGAACTTTACTGCATCTTGGACGAGGGCGCTCTCCATCGGCGTCGCGGGATCGAGCAGATACCCCTGCAACGCCAGCGCCGTGATCGCCGGGAAGTTCGGGCGCTTCTCATCGATGCACCATCCGCCGGTCGCCTTGTCCTGCTGGCTCGCGAGAAACTCGTGCGCCCGCGTGAGCGCGGCCTGTGCCCGGATCCGATTCTCCTCGCTCACGTGGAACGCAGGCTGCGAGCGAATCGCCATCTCGCCCGGCTTCGAAGCCTGTTGGGCGGAGGCTTCGCCCATAAACGCCCCACACACGCCCATCACGCCGAGCAACGACGCGACCAAGGACCTCGACACGCGATTCATTGTCATTCTGGACCTCCTGTGGACTTGGTGAGTGTACGGTCGCTCCGAACGAGCATCGCCACCGCCGCCGCGGCCACAACCGCTGCCGTTTCAATTCGAAGAACGTGGGCCCCCAGCGACATGGATCGAACGCCATGCTCCCGGCACATCGCGAGTTCCTCAGGCGAAAGCCCACCCTCAGGCCCCACGATTACCCGGATCACAGAATCTGCAATGCCCGCTCGAACGCACGACTCAAGCCGTACACCACCGGCATCAGCAACGAGCGTGATCACACCGGATTCTCGCGCCGAATCCTCCACCACTGCGCGCAACTCCACGGGATCACCGATCTCCATCGTCCACGCCCGACCGCACTGCTTCATCGACTCCAAGGCCACGCGACGAAGCCGCTCCATCTTCCCCGTCCGTGGCTCCACCACCGTCCGCTCCGCCAGCAGAGGCACATACTCATCCGCCCCCACCTGGCTCAACTGATCGATCATCATCTCCAACCGATCACCCTTGGGCGGAGCGGCAAACACCTCGATCCGGGGCTTTGACGCCGGCACGACCTGCCGATCGCGTATCTCCACAGTGACCATAAATCCAGACTGCTTCGTCGGCCTCGTGATCGACTCCACCACTCCCGCCGCCGTCGCCCCGCGTCCATCGAAGAGTTCGACCGCCTCGCCCACTTCCAGGCGTTTCGATCGCACGGCATGGTGGGCCTCCTCACCCGTCACGGGCACCCGTTCGTGGAGGTCAAACGCGGGCGAAAAAAAGCGGTGGCGTCCCATAGCACTCGATGTTTGGACTTCCGGGCTGTTTGGATGGGAGAAAACGTGGCTACTGTCGGGCGTGTCCGCCGTTGGCGTGGAGTCGGCCCTTCACAAGGCCGATTTCTGCACGGGATCGACACGACCACGGAGGTTATTGGGCGGACGCCCCCGAATCGAGCGTCCTCACCCACTTTGCCCATGACGGACAAGCAGAGCGACATCTCCGATTCGATCGAGGCGGCCGAGGACGCCCAGGACCTCGACGCCGCCCTTGCCGAACTCGCCGAAGCCCAGGGCGACATCGATGTCGACATTTCCGAACTTTCCCTCGACGATCTCGAGTCCCAGGTCGAGAGCCTCCTCAGCGAGATAGTCGTCACGCCCGAACACGACGACGCGCCGATGGGCAACCTCGGCGATGTGGCCGCTGACCCGATCGCCGACAACGAAGCCGCACAGACTGCGATCGAGCCTCTCGCCGAGAACGAGGCCATCCCCGAGATCGCCGCCGACGACGACTCACTCGCCGCCGCCATCGAGGACGCCGCACACGCCGCTGATCTCACCGACGAACGTGAGCCAACGACTCAGAAGAGCGATCCCGCCGAGAGCGAGTTCGCTGAGCCCGCCGCGCAGGCCGACGAATCATCAGCCATCACCGCGCAGGCCGGAGACCTCCCCTCTCTCGACGCCCAACTCGCCGAGATGACCGAGACGATGCTCTCCGAGCCGTCACCAGATTCACCAGCCGCCCAATCCGAGTTCGCCGCAAGCGTCGTTGAGGCTTCCTCCGATACGCCCCCGCCTCCCGGTCACACCGAATCCCCCGAGCCGCCCCAGCCCACCGCACCCGAACCCGAGCCAAAGCCACGGGTTGCCATCGGCGCCCACGTCCAACGCGTCGCCTTCACGCTCCTGAATCCGCTCTCGAAGCCGCTCGAGAAGGCCTCACCCGAAATCCGCCACACCGTCGGCTGGGTCGGCGTCGTCACGCTCTTCATGGGCGCCGTGATGTGGGCGGTTGTCCTCACACGCGCCCCGAAGGAATCCGGCGCGGCACCCCCATTCGACCTCGCCAATGCCTCGCTCCCCGAGGTCCACGTCGGAACCAGCACACCCTTGCCCAGCGCGAGCGACCACGCCGAAGCCGCCGGGCACGGCGAAGCCCCAAAGAAAGAAGCCTCGCACGCTCCCACGAAGTCGACCTCCCACGCCTCCAAGAAAAGCAAATCCCCGGCGAAGAAGAAAGAAGCCAGTAGCGGGCACTAAGCGATCCTCACGCGGACGCTGACCCATCACCCTCGACCACCGGGTCGGGATCCGGCTTCGACTCACTCGACGCTGCTCCGCCGTTCCCCTCGACCCCATCAGCCTTCATGACGTCGAGAACCATCGCCGTTCCCCCCTTGGGAACCGGCGTTCCGCCAAGCCCAGGCCCAAGTCCGAAGCGCTGCTTCTCATCCACCCACGCGAGCACGGGCGTCGTCGCCTCACCACCCTCCAACGCCCTCACGTGCTGCATGTCGAACTCGACGCTGCTGATCGCTCCTCGGCACGTCATCAGCGAGCCAGACCCCTCGCCGGGCTTCTGCTCAGGCCAGGCCCCGGCGTGCCCCTCGCCCAATCGCTCGATCCCCCAACGCCGAACCACGCGGTCGACATCCACATTTCCCGTCCACGCGACGAGCCAGCCCTGATCGGGTCTGAAGACGGCCTCGTCCATCCAGCGCGGGTCGGTCGCGTCGCCCTCGACCGTCGGGATCCCCGCGCGAGCCGCCGCATTCACACGATCCGAGTTCGTATCGATGAGCAGTACCGGAACCTTCCGCCGTACCAGTTGCGTCGCCAGTTGCTGCCCCAGTTTGTGAGCCCCCACGATGACGACGGCATTCCGCACGCCCGCGCGAACCCGCAGGACCGACGCGACCAGCCCCCCCGCCGAACCGGCGAAAGCGACTGTCACAAAGATCACGAGAAAGACCAGCGTCTCGATCTGCTGGGCGTGGCGTGAGATCGCGATCGCCGATTC encodes:
- a CDS encoding 16S rRNA (uracil(1498)-N(3))-methyltransferase; translated protein: MRSKRLEVGEAVELFDGRGATAAGVVESITRPTKQSGFMVTVEIRDRQVVPASKPRIEVFAAPPKGDRLEMMIDQLSQVGADEYVPLLAERTVVEPRTGKMERLRRVALESMKQCGRAWTMEIGDPVELRAVVEDSARESGVITLVADAGGVRLESCVRAGIADSVIRVIVGPEGGLSPEELAMCREHGVRSMSLGAHVLRIETAAVVAAAAVAMLVRSDRTLTKSTGGPE
- a CDS encoding carboxypeptidase M32, yielding MSKHATLPSSYVELCSALREAATIGSVAALVGWDQETYMPPAGSAFRSEQQATLASLTHERKTNPRIADLLAACEGDGGVMGDAARAANIREIRRDYSLATKLPKELVTELARVGSLAQDAWKKARADDDFKGFAPWLEKMFELQRQKAKCYGVPKGGELYDALLDEYEPGATAVQVTATFNPLRDRLTDLIMRVESAKKTVKVPTACLKAKIPADKQHALGLMVMKSIGFDLDAGRLDTTTHPFCSGMAPGDTRLTTRYQDQAFTDALYSTMHEAGHGLYEQGLPKLPPATSNNGTIDLFGTPLADAISLGMHESQSRMWENFVGRSLPFWKWLLPKSTKIVGTALSKYKPETLYKAVNTVTPSLIRVESDEATYNMHVMIRFEIERALVAGDLKVADLPATWNRKYKDYLGVKVPDDRRGCLQDVHWSFGLVGYFPTYTLGNLYAAQFWEKINADIPDLAKQHAKGQFGPLLEWLRTNIHRHGRRYHAAELCERVTGKLLTSEALLRHLEGRAADVYRL